The region TCTTTTTAATGACAGTTTTGACATCTATTTTTAATCGCAGAAGCTTTTACTGCAAAACCCCGTCGCGAATGTTTATGACACGGTCAGCTTTTTGAGCTAATTGAATATTATGGGTTAGATTTACTGTTTAGAGATGCCCTTTTTCTTCCACAAAAAATAGATCGCGGGATAAACCAAAAGTTCCATCAAAAATGACGTGAATATTCCCCCTACCATCGGGGCGGCAATGCGTTTCATCAAGTCGGCACCGATCTCATGGCTTTGAGCCCACATTATGGGAAGAAGGCCTATGAATAACACCGAGGCCGTCATCATTTTCGGCCTTATTCTTTTTACGGCTCCGTCGTGTATCGCGGTCTTCAGATCGCCTATTGAATTGAGCTTCCCGTTCTTTTTCATTTCGTCATGAGCCAGGTCAAGATATAGGAGCATAAAAATACCGGTTTCGGCATCCACGCCCAAAAGCGCGATGATACCCGACCACACGCCGATAGAAAGGTTGTACCCCAAAAGAAACAGTATCCACACCGCGCCGATTAGCGAGAAAGGCACCGCGAGCAGAATAATGAATGTCTTCATATAAGATCTGGTATTCAGATAAAGAAGTATAAAAATTATGAAAAGGGTCAGCGGTATTACGATATTCATTCGCTGCTTTATCCTTTCCATAAGCTCAAACTGGCCCGAGTAGACCAGCGTGTAACCGGCGGGAAGCTTAACCATGCTCTTTAGCTTGGATTTCAACTCGTTGACATAACTGCCAAGATCGCGGTCCGAAACATCTATATAAACATACCCGGCAAGCCGGCCGTTCTCATCCCTTATCATTCCGGGGCCGGTCTCTATTTTTATGTTGGCCAGCTGGGATATCGGCACCTGAGCCCCCGAAGGCGTCGCGATATACGTTCTTTTAACATCGTCAATATTGTTGCGCATTTCTTTGGGGTAGCGGACATTTACCGGGAAACGCTCCCTTCCCTCTACGGTCTGGGTAATGTTCTCCCCGCCTATGGTCGCCATAAGGTTCGTCTGCACGTCTTCTATTGACAGGCCGTATCTGGCTATCTGGTCCCTCTTGATATCAAAAGTCACGAAATATCCGCCGGCGGTCCTTTCAGCGAACACGCTGCGCGTCCCCTTCACGTGACGAACGTGCTCCTCTATCTGTTTGCCGATATCTTCTATCTTATCCAGATTATCGCCGTAGATCTTTATGCCTACTGGGGTGCGGATACCGGTTGTAAGCATGTCCACCCTGCCTTTGATGGGCATTGTCCAGGCGTTGATCTGGCCCGGAAGTTTCAGTTTATCATCCATCTCGTTTATCAGCTCATCCCAGGACATCCTGTCCGGCAACATAAACCTGAACGGATGCTGTAAAAAACCCGGCAGAGATGAATACCATCTGTCCTTATGTCTCCATAAATTCTGGGGTTTTAACATTATCGTAGTTTCCATCATTGACAGCGGAGCCGGATCGGTGGAAGTATCGGCGCGGCCCGCCTTTCCGAAAACGCTTATCACTTCAGGGAACGATTTGATAATTTTATCCTGCAGCTGCAAAAGGTCTTTTGCCTGGTCTATTGATATCCCCGGAAGAGTGGTCGGCATATAAAGTATGGTGCCTTCATTTAGGGGCGGCATAAATTCTTTGCCGAGGCTGAAAAAAACCGGGATGGTCAGGATGAACACAACAAGCGCCGCGGATATTACCGCGTAGGGTTTCTTCAGCACGAAATTCACTACGGGAGTGTATATCCGGTACAAAAAACGCGATATAGTGTTTTTTTCTTCCGGCTGTATTTTTCCGACGAAAACGGTATTGACGGCCGAGCTGAGCCAGGAAGGTTTTATTTTAAAAGGATTAAGCCGCGTTAAAAACATCCTTAAGGCCGGGTCAAGAGTTATGGCAAGGAACGCCGCAAAAAGCATGGCAAAGTTTTTTGTGAAAGCGAGCGGTTTAAAAAGCCTGCCTTCTATCCCTTCCAGGGTAAATATCGGCATGAAAGCTACGGCGATCACAATAAGCGAGAAAAACGTGGGCCGGGCGACCTGTTTTATTGCGTTAATAACGGCTTCCTTGTAATCCCCCTGTCGTTTTTCCTCTATCCACCTTCCGAGCGTTTTGTGAACGTTCTCTCCCGCGACAATTGAAGCGTCCACCATCGCGCCTATTGCGATGGCTATACCGCCCAAAGACATTATATTTGAGGTAAGGCCCATGTAGTACATCGGGATAAAAGATAAGAGAGCGGCTATCGGAAGCGTCGCTATCGGGACCATCGCCGTGGGTATATGCAAAAGAAATATCAGGATTATGAGAGATACAACGATCATTTCTTCAAAAAGTTTATTTTTCAGCGTTGCAATCGCCCGCTCTATCAGTTCCGAGCGGTCATATGTCGGAACAAGTTTTACGCCTTCGGGAAACTGTATTTCGGCAAGCTTCTTTTTGACGGCGCGGATCGTGTTCATAGCGTTTTCTTTATACCGCATCACGACGATGCCGCCAACCGTCTCGCCTGTACCGTTAAGCTCCGCAACGCCGCGCCGGATGTCGGGCCCGATCTGGACCTTTGCCACATTCTTTATCTTTACAGGCACGCCTTTTTCAATTTTTAAAACCGCGTCTTCAATGTCTTTAACCGATTCAATGTAGCCTTTTACGCGGATCATGTACTCGGCTCCCGAAAATTCCAGAAGCCTCGCGCCGGTTTCCTGATTTGCTTTCTTCACGGCGTCCACAACCGAACTTACAGGTATGTTGTGCGCCAGAAGCGAGTTCGGGTCAAGGATAATCTGATATTGTTTTACAAAACCCCCGATGGATGCTACCTCGGAAACGCCTTTTACTGACTGAAGGGCATATTTCAAGTGCCAGTCCTGGAAGGTGCGAAGTTCATCAAGCGAATTCTTGCCGGATTCGTCAACCAGGGCGTATTCATACACCCAGCCCAAGCCTGTGGCATCGGGGCCAAGTTCAACTTTGGCATCAGGAGGCAGCTGTTGAGTAATTTTGGAAAGGTATTCCAGCACCCGTGAACGCGCCCAGTAAACGTCAGTTCCATCTTCAAAGATTATGTAGACATACGAAAAACCGTAATCCGAAAAACCGCGTATGTCTTTTACTTTCGGCGCGCCAAGGAGGGCTGAGATCAGGGGATAGGTTACTTGGTCTTCTATTACCTGCGGCGGGCGGTCCCATTTTGTGTAGATTATTATTTGCGTGTCGGTAAGGTCGGGAATGGCATCAAGAGGAATATTATTTATTGACCACGCGGCCCAGGCAACGGCAAAAATAACCCCCAAAAATACGAACACTTTGTTCTTTGCCGACCAGTCAATAATTTTATTGAGCACGAATAACTTCTCCTTTAGATTTTCTAAATCTATGAGCCCCTGCGCTTAGTTTCCGAAGGAAACTGCAGGGGTCAACTTCCGTTAGATTCTCTGAATAGGAGTCCCCGCGTATAGTTTCCAACGGAAACTGCGGGGGTAGCGACTAATCTTTTTTAACTTTCACCGAAACCTATGGGGGGTCATTTACCTTATTCGCCTTGTCATTCCCGAGGCCGTAATCGGGAATCCAGTCTACAAACTAATCACCAATTGCTAATCACTGCCTATCGCAACTATTTACTTCTTTTGTCCAAAATTAGTTTTTTGCTTACTTCGAAAAACTGTTCTGCGGCGCTAATTAAAGATTCCGCTGTGCCTTCTGACCAATCATCGTAATAGTCGGCATTTTCCCTGAGAAGTTTTGCTTTCTGAAGGCTTTCTACCAGGCTTGCTTGAAGGAGTTTTTTATCAACAAATAAAGCTCTAAGCGCGATAATCAAACAATGATGGCTTTTTTCCCTTAAATTCTCTAAAAACAATAAGGCCCGAGCTGAATGAAACATGGCATAATACGACTGGATCGTGGACCATTTAAAGTTTTTTGCACCA is a window of Elusimicrobiota bacterium DNA encoding:
- a CDS encoding CusA/CzcA family heavy metal efflux RND transporter translates to MLNKIIDWSAKNKVFVFLGVIFAVAWAAWSINNIPLDAIPDLTDTQIIIYTKWDRPPQVIEDQVTYPLISALLGAPKVKDIRGFSDYGFSYVYIIFEDGTDVYWARSRVLEYLSKITQQLPPDAKVELGPDATGLGWVYEYALVDESGKNSLDELRTFQDWHLKYALQSVKGVSEVASIGGFVKQYQIILDPNSLLAHNIPVSSVVDAVKKANQETGARLLEFSGAEYMIRVKGYIESVKDIEDAVLKIEKGVPVKIKNVAKVQIGPDIRRGVAELNGTGETVGGIVVMRYKENAMNTIRAVKKKLAEIQFPEGVKLVPTYDRSELIERAIATLKNKLFEEMIVVSLIILIFLLHIPTAMVPIATLPIAALLSFIPMYYMGLTSNIMSLGGIAIAIGAMVDASIVAGENVHKTLGRWIEEKRQGDYKEAVINAIKQVARPTFFSLIVIAVAFMPIFTLEGIEGRLFKPLAFTKNFAMLFAAFLAITLDPALRMFLTRLNPFKIKPSWLSSAVNTVFVGKIQPEEKNTISRFLYRIYTPVVNFVLKKPYAVISAALVVFILTIPVFFSLGKEFMPPLNEGTILYMPTTLPGISIDQAKDLLQLQDKIIKSFPEVISVFGKAGRADTSTDPAPLSMMETTIMLKPQNLWRHKDRWYSSLPGFLQHPFRFMLPDRMSWDELINEMDDKLKLPGQINAWTMPIKGRVDMLTTGIRTPVGIKIYGDNLDKIEDIGKQIEEHVRHVKGTRSVFAERTAGGYFVTFDIKRDQIARYGLSIEDVQTNLMATIGGENITQTVEGRERFPVNVRYPKEMRNNIDDVKRTYIATPSGAQVPISQLANIKIETGPGMIRDENGRLAGYVYIDVSDRDLGSYVNELKSKLKSMVKLPAGYTLVYSGQFELMERIKQRMNIVIPLTLFIIFILLYLNTRSYMKTFIILLAVPFSLIGAVWILFLLGYNLSIGVWSGIIALLGVDAETGIFMLLYLDLAHDEMKKNGKLNSIGDLKTAIHDGAVKRIRPKMMTASVLFIGLLPIMWAQSHEIGADLMKRIAAPMVGGIFTSFLMELLVYPAIYFLWKKKGISKQ
- a CDS encoding HEPN domain-containing protein; this encodes MNAEFQDCLKRKKIQEFSRGEALIEKELKTAEQDLASAKESFGAKNFKWSTIQSYYAMFHSARALLFLENLREKSHHCLIIALRALFVDKKLLQASLVESLQKAKLLRENADYYDDWSEGTAESLISAAEQFFEVSKKLILDKRSK